A stretch of Gossypium hirsutum isolate 1008001.06 chromosome A06, Gossypium_hirsutum_v2.1, whole genome shotgun sequence DNA encodes these proteins:
- the LOC107900537 gene encoding wound-induced protein 1 — protein sequence MRLLTGASSYDSFRFEVDPLSVTTFGPTVIVEGCDHSRSISWVHAWTVTDGIITQVREYLNTSLTVTRLGNSTQSPLSDYNPPSSSSSSTGEITSVHCPSVWESSFSNRVGKSVPGLVLAI from the coding sequence ATGCGCCTGCTCACCGGTGCTTCATCCTACGATTCTTTCCGTTTCGAGGTTGATCCCCTTTCGGTTACCACCTTTGGGCCCACCGTCATCGTCGAAGGCTGCGATCACAGCCGTTCAATCTCTTGGGTTCACGCTTGGACCGTAACCGATGGGATAATTACCCAAGTGAGGGAATACTTGAACACTTCTCTCACCGTTACTCGCCTTGGAAACTCTACCCAATCTCCACTGTCCGACTACAATcctccatcatcatcatcatcatcgacGGGTGAGATTACCTCGGTGCATTGCCCTTCCGTCTGGGAGAGCAGCTTTTCCAACAGGGTTGGAAAATCCGTGCCGGGTCTTGTCCTggcaatttag